The Schizosaccharomyces pombe strain 972h- genome assembly, chromosome: I genome contains a region encoding:
- the sfc1 gene encoding transcription factor TFIIIC subunit Sfc1 — protein sequence MNSLKISDNEYALIEHPGFANNKDAFFQTLGGVQSIQKACQTSFQNPKQALLELNLRPKDKYHHPVQARVQSRNDLLVTIKKMDNSVQNVSRIRQVFLFRDMADFQYSTQNSPFVQKLDSTLRVLDYNAINKFSIDLTPVQRKHVDMPPPPVFSQTSLPMSYNFLQNPLVGRVRLPNGKTTIVNLKGQCRVWIITTNMGVESVPTCRHSKLGEPSKTIQEVIEALKPLFEKRPVWTRRALLNHLDPSYTHYLKFALPYLSYLWTSGPFRDTYTRFGYDPRKDSNAAAYQALFFKLKLNGKHKGTKTHVFDGKTLFPTNRVYQVCDIVDPTIAPLLKDTQLRSECHRDTGWYRSGRYYKVRDLMREKLFALIEGEMPSEVAVNMILNAEEVEESDRYSNFDEQDNTDLNDTVRGLNTSATDDRINDLMRNLMKRSQEHEGFEDLEEIDDDYDDIFGD from the exons ATGAATAGTCTAAAAATTTCTGACAATGAATATGCACTCATTGAGCATCCGGGCTTTGCTAATAACAAGGATGCATTTTTTCAGACATTAGGCGGTGTTCAATCAATTCAAAAG GCATGTCAAACTTCATTTCAAAACCCAAAACAAGCTCTGTTGGAGTTGAATCTAAGGCCTAAAGATAAATACCATCATCCAGTACAAGCTCGAGTGCAATCCAGAAATGACCTATTAGTAacgattaaaaaaatggacAACTCTGTGCAAAATGTCAGTAGAATTCGTCAAGTTTTCTTATTCAGAGATATGGCTGATTTCCAGTATAGTACTCAAAATTCACCATTCGTTCAAAAATTAGATTCCACTCTGCGAGTGCTTGACTATAACGCCATTAATAAGTTTTCCATCGATCTAACTCCGGTACAAAGAAAACATGTCGACATGCCTCCTCCTCCTGTTTTCTCTCAGACAAGTCTACCCATGTCTTATAACTTCTTGCAAAATCCACTAGTAGGTCGAGTTCGGCTACCTAATGGGAAAACTACAATAGTCAATCTAAAAGGTCAATGCAGAGTTTGGATTATCACTACAAATATGGGGGTTGAAAGTGTACCTACATGTAGACACTCAAAATTAGGTGAGCCTTCGAAGACAATTCAGGAAGTTATAGAAGCTTTAAAAcctctttttgaaaaacgaCCCGTTTGGACGAGAAGAGCCTTATTAAATCATCTAGACCCGTCATATACTCACtatttgaaatttgctCTTCCTTACCTTTCTTATTTATGGACTTCAGGTCCATTTAGAGATACATATACGCGGTTTGGATACGATCCTAGAAAAGATTCTAATGCAGCTGCTTACCAAGCTTTGTTCTTTAAACTCAAGCTAAATGGAAAACATAAAGGGACTAAAACTCACGTGTTTGATGGCAAGACTTTGTTTCCCACTAATCGTGTTTATCAAGTGTGCGATATCGTAGATCCCACAATTGCACCACTACTGAAAGATACTCAGTTACGTTCTGAATGTCATCGGGACACAGGATGGTATAGAAGCGGTCGTTACTATAAGGTTAGAGATCTTATGCGTGAAAAACTCTTTGCGCTGATCGAAGGAGAAATGCCTTCTGAAGTCGCGGTGAATATGATTTTAAACGCCGAAGAGGTAGAGGAATCTGACAGATATTCGAATTTTGATGAACAGGATAATACAGATTTAAATGATACTGTTAGAGGTTTGAATACTTCAGCAACAGATGATCGGATAAATGATTTAATGAGGAATTTAATGAAGAGAAGTCAAGAACATGAAGGCTTTGAGGATTTAGAGGAAATTGATGATGACTACGATGATATATTTGGTGATTGA
- the exo8 gene encoding exocyst complex subunit Exo84, protein MPDNPSSFEDEFMKSNHLSVASESIPNESQRQSPTRLRVGTSKTDDIYRQKRQTKHIISQNEVFLQPKFFDNQNFDAQSYLNDVLQDLSEDEFVSLYNKLLRIHMGVRKNLEKNFYKNLNEYVFISGEVESMTSDFKKFQSLLKTLETDIEGLNLVDHTHDPSDESIKQTVQRLRSSIEGLDEAFWEAPQRQLICEQYNWMLINIDNQRPKLLVNMLLFNDRLLVTTSHMKEVDFPAKQQVLYNWNLTEISISSIETYGPAGAEMLQKEKEVSLYKLSINHNNKTTLLAVHNSEERDYMVRQARHHQLQELENWSRKHDEDLEFSRELEYHTKSEQADMCSYTSFQVLCKNLDTQDILQAYAKQRNMVKEISMQFDHLDIQISLQEFTDAIRNLALIQNKLERGNLNELFAEFFADKLHNRKRKVTEILLHQLGFKGISLSHGKEIVRYLRSLGHEKEGQGVFMKSRTLLIKEKCLNVQLEKDTPNFIDACAFIVFRCLAQTTSSYLQLFELKKLDPAYRNWIFQQIEALVDLIENQYKHLAHDRSYTDAVSKIMTYNTELKEAKIDAMPILQRLFDVHSKDLK, encoded by the exons atgcctGACAATCcatcttcttttgaagatgaattCAT gAAATCTAATCATTTAAGTGTTGCTTCGGAGTCCATACCAAATGAAAGCCAAAGACAG tcaCCGACGCGATTACGAGTCGGTACCTCTAAAACAGATGATATTTATCGACAAAAACGGCAAACAAAACATATCATTTCACAAAATGAAGTTTTTTTACAGCCTAAATTTTTCgataatcaaaattttgatgcTCAAAGCT atttaaacGATGTTTTACAGGACCTTAGTGAAGATGAATTTGTGTCTTTATACAATAAGCTTCTACGCATTCACATGGGCGTCcgtaaaaatttggaaaagaatttttacaaaaatttgaatgaataTGTATTTATATCAGGGGAGGTTGAGAGCATGACTtcagattttaaaaagtttcagTCTCTGTTGAAAACCCTGGAGACTGACATTGAAGGATTAAACTTGGTCGACCATACGCATGACCCTTCCGACGAATCAATAAAACAAACGGTACAGAGACTACGATCATCCATTGAAGGGCTAGATGAAGCATTCTGGGAAGCGCCTCAAAGACAGCTTATATGTGAGCAATACAATTGGATGTTAATCAATATTGACAATCAGAGACCTAAGCTTCTTGTCAATATGCTTCTGTTTAATGATAGACTGTTGGTTACTACTTCTCACATGAAAGAAGTTGATTTCCCTGCTAAGCAGCAGGTTTTGTATAATTGGAATTTAACCGaaatttctatttcttcaattgaaaCTTATGGACCAGCAGGTGCTGAAATGCTGCAGAAGGAGAAAGAGGTCTCTCTATACAAACTGTCAATTAACCATAACAATAAGACCACATTGTTGGCAGTACACAATAGTGAAGAAAGGGATTATATGGTTCGTCAGGCTCGCCATCACCAGCTTCAAGAACTAGAAAATTGGTCTAGAAAGCATGATGAAGATCTCGAATTTAGTCGTGAACTAGAATATCATACTAAATCGGAACAAGCCGATATGTGTTCGTATACATCCTTTCAAGTCCTTTGTAAAAATCTGGATACTCAGGACATCCTTCAGGCTTATGCCAAACAGAGAAACATGGTAAAGGAAATATCTATGCAATTTGATCATCTCGACATACAAATTAGCTTACAAGAGTTTACGGATGCTATTAGAAATTTGGCTTTGATACAAAATAAGCTAGAGCGTGGTAATCTAAACGAGTTGTTTGCCGAATTTTTTGCAGATAAACTTCACAATAGAAAGCGAAAGGTGACGGAAATTTTACTTCATCAACTTGGATTTAAAGGAATCAGTCTTTCCCACGGGAAAGAAATAGTTCGTTATTTACGCTCTTTAGGCCATGAAAAGGAGGGACAAGGTGTATTTATGAAGTCTAGGACCTTATTGATTAAAGAAAAGTGTCTGAATGTTCAATTGGAAAAAGACACTCCTAATTTCATCGATGCTTGCGCGTTCATAGTGTTTCGTTGTTTAGCGCAAACTACTAGTTCTTATTTGCAATTATTtgagttgaaaaaattggatcCCGCTTACAGGAACTGGATTTTTCAGCAAATTGAGGCTCTTGTTGATTTAATAGAAAATCAATATAAACATTTAGCCCACGACAGATCATATACGGACGCcgtttcaaaaataatgacTTATAACACGGAATTAAAGGAAGCTAAAATTGATGCCATGCCGATATTACAGCGTCTTTTTGATGTTCATtctaaagatttaaaataa
- the rdp1 gene encoding RNA-directed RNA polymerase (RDRC) Rdp1, with product MAVSLNDFISVKLKRYSRESPWERLRVPYRNKKQKKWASVHNNEAQLHSANKRNDNCLIQRSSTWRLGDMITLVIKDIPVTWLSNEGGKLYNLWEPLHDYGTIEFMKINEPLNGQTSTTAIVQFAPPPKVPFWEPNGKINVKGVDLAVQIDITAHRSHISRQVFSKNSFRSDQLVKIPLSSFKLGQVYDERIVPLFGVDCGITVTESNLLVYFNFKKLCVLFDASFDKQIETFRLDFDFHSIIGDVGTDYYDDHISLVFRFRFSPLIFRKSKNATESRVQTFWTASHLWRRHYDILPFNVSPTTASPIELLNCHNAPIGRCNVLVLSFSIRDESDKDDIAFLLHNLEKFNLKSQLDKVVFHLVPDYKHRCSLINDKEIEEEIAYLLQACLSKNLLSEIDLPIILANLKKLSKERAKKFLRLILTSKTALINPSELDFTKSFVFYDLSSASSIHIKKLYVTPTTLRIVEDSLEAGNRVIRNFKDFANRFMRVQITDEYYKQKIRGGSDGFRNEKLYSRIQQLLTYGIKVGNQIYEFLAFGNSQLREHGAYFFASGSDLNAKQIREWMGDFSEINSVSKYAARMGQCFSTTKEINRFCVDISLQDDIVRNNHCFTDGVGMASLSVIRRLSLEVKNHDMFPSAFQFRMGGYKGVLSLAPPTKLEYHQGNLVFPRRSQDKFKSFHSTLEVIKISRFSNAHLNMQLITLLEGLGVEKTVFLELTRSQLSKMNESINSKQKSILMLRDNVDEYHSTLIIADFIQAGFLERDDAFTENLLNLYYEWVLRLIKEKQKVSVPKGAYLLGVADETGTLKGHYDDAVLSVPEIFIQITDTSTSFGSYSTGKLKTRVIVGLCIVARNPSLHPGDVRVCKAVRCDELMHLKNVIVFPTTGDRSIPAMCSGGDLDGDEYTVIWDQRLLPKIVNYPPLLESSPKKSIDFLEGKPLIDSVKEFFVNYIKYDSLGLISNAWKAWAHDHDNNPEGIFGNVCLELAEMHSKAVDFAKSGVACKMQAKYHPKRYPDFMQKTKTRSFRSETAVGKIFRYAARFQRESGRPATYNPIMNTVYDPCMKLPRFKTEYLNVAEEVKKHYDNDLRSIMARFDISTEYEVYTAFILFKDDLAKTVNEYGLREEVSFQFDLLKKKYTQEYLEKCALSNQSAFDSSEYEERINSAVAATYDVTYDQRVKSVGNGTTEVLISFPYLFSSRLCQLSRKAMLTANNF from the coding sequence ATGGCAGTTTCGTTAAATGACTTTATAAGTGTTAAATTAAAACGTTATTCTCGTGAGTCACCCTGGGAAAGACTTAGAGTCCCATATagaaacaaaaagcaaaagaaatggGCTTCCGTTCACAATAATGAAGCTCAGTTGCACTCGGCTAATAAACGAAATGATAATTGTCTAATCCAAAGAAGTAGTACTTGGAGATTGGGGGATATGATTACACTTGTCATAAAAGATATTCCAGTTACTTGGCTTTCAAATGAGGGAGGAAAACTATACAACTTGTGGGAACCCCTTCATGATTACGGTACAATAGAATTCATGAAGATTAATGAACCTTTGAATGGACAGACAAGTACTACTGCAATAGTCCAATTTGCTCCTCCTCCCAAAGTTCCATTCTGGGAACCAAATGGGAAAATAAATGTCAAAGGTGTTGATCTAGCTGTTCAAATTGACATAACAGCACATCGTTCCCACATCAGCCGACAAGTTTTCTCTAAGAATAGTTTTAGAAGCGATCAGCTAGTAAAAATCCCGTTATCCTCCTTTAAGCTCGGGCAAGTTTATGATGAAAGAATTGTCCCACTGTTTGGTGTTGATTGTGGAATAACTGTAACTGAATCAAACTTACttgtatattttaatttcaaaaagctCTGTGTTCTCTTTGATGCTTCTTTTGACAAACAGATCGAAACCTTTCGTCTGGACTTCGATTTTCATTCCATAATAGGCGATGTAGGGACGGATTATTACGATGATCATATTTCCCTCGTATTTAGATTTAGATTTTCTCCACTAATTTTCAGAAAATCTAAAAATGCAACTGAATCCAGAGTTCAAACTTTCTGGACTGCATCTCATCTTTGGAGACGACATTATGATATTCTACCTTTCAATGTTTCACCAACGACTGCTAGTCCTATAGAGCTACTTAATTGCCATAACGCCCCCATTGGACGCTGCAATGTTTTAGTCCTTAGCTTTTCCATAAGGGATGAGTCTGATAAAGATGACATTGCCTTTCTTTTACACAACttggaaaaattcaatttgaaaagtcaACTTGATAAAGTGGTTTTCCATCTTGTCCCAGACTACAAACATCGCTGTAGTCTAATAAAtgataaagaaattgaggAAGAGATTGCTTATCTTTTGCAGGCTTGCCTTTCTAAAAACTTATTATCAGAAATTGATTTGCCCATTATATTGGcgaatttaaagaaattatcGAAAGAgagagcaaaaaaattcctaaGACTAATTCTAACGTCCAAAACCGCTTTAATAAATCCTTCTGAGCTAGATTTTACTAAGTCTTTTGTCTTTTACGATTTATCTTCCGCTTCTTCTATtcacattaaaaaattgtacgTTACACCTACTACTCTTCGAATAGTTGAAGACTCATTAGAAGCAGGAAATCGTGTTATAAGAAATTTTAAGGACTTTGCAAACCGTTTTATGCGTGTGCAAATAACTGATGAATACtataagcaaaaaattcgaGGCGGTTCTGATGGGtttagaaatgaaaaattgtATTCTCGCATCCAACAATTATTAACCTACGGAATTAAAGTTGGTAATCAAATTTACGAATTTTTAGCTTTTGGAAATTCTCAATTAAGAGAGCATGGTGCTTACTTTTTTGCTTCGGGATCTGATCTAAATGCCAAACAGATCAGGGAATGGATGGGTGACTTTAGTGAAATCAATTCAGTATCTAAGTATGCAGCAAGGATGGGACAATGCTTTTCAACGACAAAGGAAATTAATCGATTTTGTGTTGACATATCCCTTCAGGATGATATTGTTCGTAACAACCACTGCTTTACTGATGGGGTTGGAATGGCATCATTATCTGTAATTCGAAGACTTTCTTTggaagtaaaaaatcatgATATGTTTCCCTCTGCGTTTCAATTTCGTATGGGTGGTTATAAAGGCGTTTTATCTTTAGCTCCTCCGACTAAGCTTGAATACCATCAAGGAAATCTTGTGTTTCCACGCCGTAGTCaagataaatttaaatcattcCATAGTACCTTGgaagttattaaaatatctcGATTTTCAAATGCCCATCTGAATATGCAACTGATCACCTTATTGGAAGGACTCGGGGTTGAAAAAACCgtatttttggaattgaCTAGAAGTCAGTTGTCAAAAATGAACGAATCGATAAAcagcaaacaaaaatccATTTTAATGTTACGGGACAACGTAGATGAATATCACTCTACTTTAATTATTGCTGATTTTATCCAGGCCGGTTTCCTTGAAAGAGATGATGCTTTCACCgagaatttattaaatctATATTATGAATGGGTTCTTAGGTTAATTaaggaaaaacaaaaagttaGTGTTCCAAAGGGTGCCTATTTACTTGGTGTAGCTGATGAAACTGGAACACTAAAGGGTCATTATGATGATGCTGTTTTGTCAGTACCTGAAATTTTCATCCAAATTACCGACACTTCTACCAGTTTTGGTTCATATTCAACTGGAAAGCTGAAAACAAGGGTTATAGTTGGATTGTGTATTGTTGCAAGGAATCCCTCGCTTCATCCAGGTGACGTACGTGTCTGTAAAGCTGTCAGATGCGATGAGCTTatgcatttaaaaaatgtgatAGTGTTTCCGACAACGGGTGATCGAAGCATTCCTGCTATGTGCTCTGGTGGTGATCTGGATGGGGATGAGTACACAGTTATATGGGATCAACGTCTTCTTCctaaaattgttaattatCCCCCATTGCTTGAATCATCTCCCAAGAAGTCTATAGATTTTTTGGAAGGAAAGCCACTTATCGATTCggtaaaagaattttttgtgaattatataaaatatgaTTCGCTAGGTCTAATTTCAAATGCTTGGAAGGCATGGGCCCATGACCATGATAATAATCCGGAAGGGATATTTGGAAATGTGTGTTTAGAACTTGCAGAAATGCATTCAAAAGCTGTAGATTTTGCTAAATCGGGAGTAGCTTGTAAAATGCAAGCCAAATACCATCCCAAACGATATCCTGACTTCAtgcaaaaaacaaaaactcgTTCTTTTCGTTCCGAAACCGCGGTTGGCAAAATTTTCAGATACGCTGCACGATTCCAAAGAGAAAGTGGCAGACCTGCAACTTATAATCCGATAATGAATACTGTTTATGATCCTTGTATGAAACTTCCAAGGTTTAAAACTGAATATCTGAATGTAGCTGAAGAAGTGAAGAAACACTATGATAATGACCTGAGATCAATTATGGCTCGTTTTGATATTTCCACAGAATATGAAGTTTACACAgcttttatcctttttaaagatgATTTAGCTAAAACCGTAAATGAATATGGTCTTAGGGAGGAAGTTAGCTTTCAGTTCGACcttctaaagaaaaaatacaCTCAAGAGTACTTAGAGAAATGCGCTTTATCAAATCAATCGGCATTTGATTCTTCGGAATATGAAGAACGGATAAACAGTGCGGTTGCTGCCACTTACGATGTGACATACGATCAACGTGTCAAATCTGTTGGCAATGGCACTACTGAGGTATTGATTTCATTTccatatttattttctagtCGTCTTTGTCAGCTTTCACGAAAAGCCATGCTTACTgctaataatttttaa
- the ade3 gene encoding phosphoribosylformylglycinamidine synthase Ade3 produces MLVYYGGSALSVQSKKKILELTVSGVSDLNAVYFYLIYTKSNSSLNCESLRPILSDLQESEFKPDGTTMVYVFPRPGTISPWSSKATNIANVCGYKDVIRIERGIAYSVVFKDDISEEMLKSALNHLYDRMTEALRFKLPEEDEVFDKHEPAPLVRIELNCGQGGDKQAATERLNHANKKFGLALAPDEIDYLVECYTSEPSLKSREPTDVELFMFGQVNSEHCRHKIFNADWTIDGEKKDYSLFKMIRNTHLKNPQYTISAYSDNAAVFEGNSGTLFAPVNGIWSMKDEPVEFLGKVETHNHPTAVSPFPGAATGSGGEIRDEGAVGQGSLSKAGLAGYSVSDLNIPGYKQPWELDVGKPYHIATSLDIMLEAPIGSSAFNNEFGRPCINGYFRTFCMEVPRGDGTLEIRGYHKPIMAAGGIGRIRKQHAFKKSIAPGSPIIVLGGPALLVGLGGGAASSMNAGEGSEELDFASVQRGNPEMQRRAQMVIDACTTMDENIIQSIHDVGAGGVSNALPELVHDAGLGARFELRDIPCIEPSMSPMQIWCCESQERYVLSVKSEDLDTFKSICERERCPYGVVGYSTVEQRLILTDRLYNTTPIDLPMEVLFGKPPKMSRVAETQTIPLSKFDSSLKSYLAPSSDPILDAVERVLRMPAVASKSFLITIGDRSVTGLIARDQMVGPWQVPVADVGVTVTSYGKGINTGEALAMGEKPISALVSAAASARMAVAECIMNLVAASIPALDRIRLSANWMAAPSHPGEGAKLYEAVQAIGLELCPSLGISIPVGKDSMSMSMKWNEDGREKSVTAPLSLIITGFSPVDDLYSIWTPQLRKVEDIGSTSLIFIDLANGKQRLGGSILAQSYKQLGDEVPDLDNLDTFKNFINVITQLHKTNYIQAYHDKSDGGLFVTLSEMAFAGHVGIECELDSLSSDNIAALFNEELGAVIQVCDRDIAKVLELFAANGLSTCVHRIGKVLSGQAQTISFSRSGKIIFKSTRSKLHGIWHETSYKMQEIRDNPECARQEMENIADNNDPGLGYHLTFDPNVSVTADLALTSRPKVAILREQGVNGYLEMAYAFYASGFTAVDVHMTDILSGRVHLDDFVGIAACGGFSYGDVLGSGNGWATSILLHEDARNEFYRFFNERKDTFGLGICNGCQLFSRLKSLIPGAKSWPMFTFNESAQYEGRAVMLKIDETSGSKSIFTESMAGSSLPVVVAHGEGRAVFDSESDYEQFKKEGLDLIYYVNNYNERTSRYPFNPNGSRDAIAGVRSPCGRFLAMMPHPERVVLKVANSYYPHSKASEWGVHGPWIRLFQSARKWVG; encoded by the coding sequence ATGTTGGTTTATTATGGTGGATCTGCCTTGAGCGTTcagagtaaaaaaaaaattttggaactAACAGTTTCTGGAGTTTCTGATCTAAATGCTGTTTATTTCTACTTGATCTATACTAAGTccaattcttctttaaattgCGAAAGTCTGCGACCAATTTTGTCTGATTTGCAAGAATCTGAATTCAAGCCTGATGGAACAACGATGGTATATGTGTTTCCACGTCCAGGAACAATTTCTCCTTGGTCATCCAAAGCAACGAACATTGCCAATGTTTGTGGATATAAAGATGTGATTCGTATAGAGAGAGGTATTGCCTATTCAGtagtttttaaagatgaCATTTCAGAAGAGATGCTTAAATCTGCTTTGAATCATCTTTATGATCGCATGACTGAAGCTTTAAGATTTAAACTTCCGGAAGAGGATGAAGTTTTTGATAAGCACGAACCAGCTCCACTTGTGAGAATAGAGCTTAACTGTGGGCAAGGTGGTGACAAGCAGGCTGCAACCGAGCGATTGAATCATGCCAATAAGAAGTTTGGATTAGCTTTGGCACctgatgaaattgattatttGGTTGAGTGCTATACCTCAGAGCCTAGTTTAAAGAGTCGTGAGCCTACAGACGTCGAACTTTTCATGTTTGGTCAAGTTAACTCAGAGCACTGTCGtcataaaattttcaatgctGATTGGACTATTGATGGCGAAAAGAAAGACTACAGTCTATTTAAAATGATTAGAAATAcccatttaaaaaatcccCAATATACAATTTCTGCTTATTCTGACAACGCCGCTGTCTTTGAGGGAAATTCGGGAACGTTGTTTGCTCCAGTCAATGGTATCTGGTCAATGAAGGATGAACCGGTTGAGTTTCTTGGTAAAGTTGAAACACACAATCATCCTACCGCTGTTTCTCCTTTTCCTGGTGCCGCTACCGGATCAGGTGGCGAAATTCGTGATGAAGGAGCTGTCGGGCAAGGCTCTTTATCCAAAGCGGGACTTGCCGGTTATAGCGTTTCAGACTTAAACATTCCTGGTTACAAGCAACCTTGGGAGTTGGATGTTGGAAAACCTTATCACATTGCTACTTCTCTTGATATTATGCTTGAGGCTCCAATTGGCAGTTCGGCTTTCAATAATGAATTTGGACGTCCTTGTATCAATGGCTATTTCCGCACATTTTGTATGGAAGTTCCACGCGGCGATGGAACTCTTGAGATACGTGGTTATCATAAGCCAATTATGGCCGCTGGTGGTATTGGCCGTATTCGCAAGCAGCatgctttcaaaaaaagtattgcACCTGGTAGTCCTATTATTGTTCTAGGAGGTCCTGCTTTATTAGTTGGTTTGGGTGGAGGAGCAGCATCCAGTATGAATGCTGGTGAAGGCTCTGAGGAACTAGATTTTGCATCTGTTCAACGTGGTAACCCTGAAATGCAGCGTCGTGCCCAAATGGTTATTGATGCTTGTACAACTATGGACGAGAATATAATTCAGTCAATTCACGATGTCGGTGCTGGTGGTGTATCCAATGCTTTGCCAGAATTGGTTCATGATGCTGGTTTGGGTGCCCGGTTTGAATTACGCGATATCCCTTGTATTGAACCTAGTATGTCCCCTATGCAAATTTGGTGTTGTGAGTCGCAAGAGCGTTACGTTTTATCAGTTAAATCAGAAGACCTGGATACTTTTAAATCCATTTGTGAAAGAGAACGATGCCCTTATGGAGTTGTTGGTTACTCTACTGTAGAGCAACGTTTGATTTTGACCGATAGACTTTACAATACTACTCCAATTGATTTGCCTATGGAAGTACTGTTTGGCAAGCCTCCCAAGATGTCTCGAGTAGCTGAAACTCAAACAATTCCCTTATCTAAATTTGATTCTTCTTTGAAGTCATATCTGGCGCCATCGAGTGACCCAATTCTTGATGCTGTGGAACGCGTATTAAGAATGCCTGCTGTTGCGTCTAAATCCTTCCTCATCACCATCGGAGATCGGAGTGTCACTGGTCTGATTGCTCGTGATCAAATGGTTGGTCCTTGGCAAGTACCTGTAGCCGACGTTGGCGTAACCGTCACGTCCTATGGAAAGGGAATTAACACTGGTGAAGCCCTCGCAATGGGTGAAAAGCCAATCAGTGCGTTAGTATCCGCTGCTGCCTCCGCTAGAATGGCTGTCGCTGAATGTATTATGAACCTTGTAGCAGCATCTATTCCTGCTTTAGATCGTATTCGTCTTAGCGCCAACTGGATGGCAGCTCCTTCGCATCCTGGAGAAGGTGCAAAACTTTATGAAGCAGTGCAAGCGATAGGCTTAGAACTGTGCCCATCACTTGGTATTAGCATTCCTGTGGGTAAAGATTCAATGTCCATGAGTATGAAATGGAATGAAGACGGTAGGGAGAAATCCGTAACTGCACCTCTTTCACTTATAATTACTGGCTTCTCTCCTGTTGATGATCTTTATTCCATTTGGACTCCGCAATTACGTAAAGTTGAGGACATCGGATCCACctcattgatttttattgatttagCAAATGGAAAACAACGTTTAGGCGGTTCTATACTTGCTCAGTCCTATAAGCAGTTGGGTGATGAGGTGCCGGATCTTGATAATTTAGACACTTTCAAGAATTTCATTAACGTTATTACTCAACTGCATAAAACCAACTACATTCAGGCTTATCATGATAAGTCTGACGGAGGTTTGTTTGTTACTCTTAGTGAAATGGCTTTTGCCGGTCATGTTGGTATTGAATGTGAGTTAGATTCTTTGTCATCCGATAATATTGCGGCTTTGTTCAATGAAGAATTAGGCGCTGTAATTCAAGTTTGTGATCGTGACATTGCCAAGGTATTGGAGTTATTTGCTGCTAATGGTTTGAGTACTTGTGTTCATCGCATCGGTAAAGTACTTTCCGGCCAGGCTCAAACAATATCTTTTAGCCGTTCTGGTAAAATAATCTTCAAATCAACTCGCTCTAAATTACACGGAATTTGGCATGAAACCTCTTATAAAATGCAAGAAATTCGTGACAATCCTGAATGTGCACGACAGGAAATGGAAAATATTGCCGATAATAATGATCCTGGTTTAGGATACCACCTTACATTTGATCCAAATGTGTCAGTTACCGCTGATTTGGCTTTAACTAGTCGTCCCAAAGTAGCAATTCTTCGTGAACAAGGCGTAAATGGTTATTTGGAAATGGCATATGCTTTTTATGCATCCGGTTTTACTGCCGTGGATGTTCACATGACTGATATCCTCAGCGGTAGAGTTCATTTGGATGATTTTGTCGGTATTGCTGCTTGTGGTGGGTTTTCTTATGGTGATGTTTTAGGATCTGGCAATGGATGGGCTACTTCCATCCTTCTTCACGAAGATGCTCGTAATGAGTTTTACCGTTTCTTTAACGAGCGTAAAGACACATTTGGTTTGGGTATTTGTAATGGATGTCAACTGTTCAGTCGTCTGAAATCACTTATTCCAGGAGCTAAAAGCTGGCCTATGTTTACATTTAATGAGTCAGCGCAATACGAAGGTCGTGCAGTTATGTTAAAGATCGATGAAACAAGTGGTTCAAAATCCATTTTCACTGAAAGTATGGCTGGATCTAGTTTACCCGTGGTCGTTGCCCATGGAGAAGGTAGAGCTGTTTTCGATTCAGAGTCCGATTACGAACAATTTAAGAAGGAAGGTTTGGATTTGATATACTACGTTAACAACTACAACGAGCGTACTAGCCGTTATCCATTCAACCCTAATGGAAGCAGAGATGCTATAGCTGGTGTTCGCTCCCCTTGTGGTCGCTTTTTAGCTATGATGCCTCACCCTGAACGTGTAGTTTTGAAAGTTGCAAACAGTTATTACCCTCATTCGAAAGCTAGCGAGTGGGGCGTTCATGGTCCTTGGATCCGTCTTTTCCAATCTGCTAGAAAATGGGTTGGTTAA